The DNA window CCCGCCGAGGCGCCGCGCGTCGTCAAGCCAGCCGCGCCCGAGTTGTTTCCATTGCCGCGCAAGTTGCAGGCGGGGGAGTAGGGCAGGCGAAATAAGGTGTTGTCCCGCGACATACCAGGTGTCATCGCCCGGCTTCTTTCCCTTCTCCCCTTGTGGGAGAAGGTGGCGCGGACAGCGTCCGCGCCGGATGAGGGGTCTCTACCCGCGGAGACAGACCCCTCACCCGTCTCGAATTCGCTGCGCTCATTCGAGCCACCCTCTCCCACAAGGGGAGAGGGGAAGAAGCGCGAATCTGCTAGCACTGCGGTATGATCAACGCGCCAGACCGCCCGCCTGAAAACACCGCAACTCCCCCCTCTCCCGCCTCCTGGCGCGATGGGCTTGCCGTGTATCTGCAGCGGCGGGTGCTGATCGTTCTGCTGCTCGGGTTTTCCTCCGGGCTGCCGCTGGCGCTGTCGGGTTCCACGCTGCTGGTGTGGATGCGCGAGTCCGGCGTCGACCTCGGCACCATCGGACTGTTCGCGCTGGTCGGGACGCCCTACACGCTGAAATTCCTCTGGGCGCCGCTGGTCGATGCGCTGCATGTGCCGTTCTTCACCCGCGCCTTCGGCCGCCGGCGCGGCTGGCTGGTGTTCTCGCAATTGCTGCTGATCGTCGCGATCCTGCTCTTGGCGCTGACCGACCCGGCGCGCTCGCCATTATTCGTTGCACTCGGCGCGCTGCTGGTGGCGGCGATGTCGTCGACCCAGGACATCGTGGTCGACGCCTTTCGCGTCGAAAGCTTGCCCGAGAGCGAGCAGGCCGCCGGCATGGCATCCTATGTCGCGGCCTACCGCATCGGCATGCTGGTCTCGACCGCGGGTGCGCTGTTTCTCGTGAGCGCATTCGAGAGCACCGGCATCGCGCGTTCCTCGGCATGGACGTGGGGCTATGTGGTGATGGCAGCGATGGTGCTGATCGGCACCGCCACGGCGCTGTCGGCCACCGAGCCCGAGCAATCGGCGCGCGCGGAGGCCGCGAC is part of the Bradyrhizobium erythrophlei genome and encodes:
- a CDS encoding AmpG family muropeptide MFS transporter, with translation MINAPDRPPENTATPPSPASWRDGLAVYLQRRVLIVLLLGFSSGLPLALSGSTLLVWMRESGVDLGTIGLFALVGTPYTLKFLWAPLVDALHVPFFTRAFGRRRGWLVFSQLLLIVAILLLALTDPARSPLFVALGALLVAAMSSTQDIVVDAFRVESLPESEQAAGMASYVAAYRIGMLVSTAGALFLVSAFESTGIARSSAWTWGYVVMAAMVLIGTATALSATEPEQSARAEAATRTETAFARVIHAAAGAFSEFLARKDALAALAFVVLYKFTDAFSGTMTAPFVIDLGFSRNDYAAIVKGVGLAATLIGGFAGGFLARRYSLAASLWIGGVLQAVANLSFSWLALAGVNQWALAFAITAENFTSAIGTVIFVAYLSALCQNPLHTATHYALLTALAAVGRTYLSSGAGFVAKATGWPLFFAICVLVAVPSLMLLAWLQRRGHFAALEARV